In the genome of Carettochelys insculpta isolate YL-2023 chromosome 17, ASM3395843v1, whole genome shotgun sequence, the window TTGCAATTTAAATTCTTTTACATAGCATTAATCTATTTCAAGCAGATAACCTCGTCACTATTAAAGGACTTTCCAAAacaatcaattttttaaaaagatggcagAGAAATCATTCAGAATATTGGAATAAAGTCATACACTATCATATTTCAAGTGCTTTTGCTACAATTAATGTgtatgattttattttctttctataAATGAACAATAAAGAATTTCTGAGTACTAGCAGCATTTGCAATGTTTATATTACTTAATAATTATCATTATTACTACAAGCTTAATCCATATTTCACGGTGTGCAGCTGTGTGCATTACTCTCTGGATACTGGACTGGACTGTGACCTTTATTCTGATGTTCTGAAAAGTTATTTTCTGTTTCCCAACCCGCTGTTTATTATATGATATCCATATACTCCATTCTCTCCCCATCATCATCTATCTGTCCTTTGGGAAGTGGATAGTTGCAATGAGCAAAGTGATGGCAATAGCAATCCAACTTGGTGAGGTgtgatgtttgtttaaaaaaagacaagtCATAGAACTCTTTTAATTGTGGGCAGCCTATTCAAAACCAATGCAAGTCACTTCTCTCTAGCTGGCTTAACCTTTTCTTTTCACGTTGGTAGTTATTACTACTGCCCGTTGTTGTTGGAAGCTTTTTCAAGCTCAAACGCCTGCAGGGGAGATAAATGCAGGAACTGCCACGAGGCTACCGGCAGGCATGTCACACCTGCCTCCGCTGCCGCAAGACAGCAGTGGGAACCGGGCTGCGGTGTGCGTTAACTCCCTCGCTGGCTGAAGGCTCCTCAGGCGGCGGGGCCATCGCCTCAGGCAGCAGGCTGCGCGCAGCGCTGCGGAGGGAGAGGTCGGAGCGGTACTGTGCATCCAGGCACACAAACCCTTCTGCCACCCTGGCTCTATGGCAGCCGCCCCTGCAGATGGCTGCGGGCAGGCTGGGGTTCTCTCTCGCTGCTCCGGCCACCCCGCTCCTGTctggtccccagctcctgccactgccttCCCCTCTCGCACCGTCCTGGGGGCAGCCTGCGCCAAGCTGTCCCCCACCCGTCCGACTGCCCCCACGGGGgtcccaggcagggcagagcccggGAAGGTTTCGGCGGCTGGGACTGCGCGCTCTGCGCCAGCGCCGGGAGGCAGAGGGACCGGCTGACACCACACTCCCGCAGCGCACTCAGCTGACCCCGCCAAGGAACCGCCCGCCCCGCCGTAGGGTCCCGGGGCCACGCCACAGGAGTCCCGAGCTGCCCCACCCCGTGCACCCATTGGCCCCGGCTGAAAGTCCAAGAGGCATCCCCGGGGGCTATAAATACATCTCgcctgggagatgggagagagggtggcagcatctctgggggagcAGATCTGCAGCCAGCCCTCCTCCCCGCTCGCAGCGAGAGCCCCTCTGCCCGCCGAGCGCCACAGCCCTTCTGCCGCCTCCCCCGCGCGAGCCAGGACCACTCTGCCCCCCCGAGAGCCGGGGacctctgggagccaggctaccTTACAGCCAGTGTCTCTCTGCCACGTGCTAGCCAGGGCCCCTCTGCCACTTGCAACCCCGCCAGGCCACCTGCCTCTCCCGGCCAGATCCCTCCTCGCTCCATCCCCCCGCAGCCATGAGCTCCCCCTTGCAGAGAGCCGCGCGGCTACGGTCCTTCCTGGCGCTGCGAGATGCCAGCACGCAGcatccccaccagcagcccaggctgcccagctcctccGCTTGCGCCTTCCACCCTAAGGCGGAGGAGGCAGTGCCGAGCGAGCCGGCTGCTCACTGCAGGGGACACCCTCTCTCAGCCCTGCCCGGCCCCACCAActggcccctgctgggcagccTGCCGGACGTCCTCTGGAAAGGGGGGCTGAAGAAGCAGCACGAGACGCTGGTAAACCCCGCTccgctggggctggcgggggggcgggcccGGGGCTCCGCGGCGCGCCTGGGGTCTGCGGCGCTCCAGCGGCGCCTCTCCTGGAGCCAGGCGGCGCGGAGAGCGCGGGGGACCGCAtcgcggctgggctgggctgggctgggctgggctgcgccgCGCCGGGCGCTCACCCGggctcctgtcccctcctcccaggctgcCTACCACCGCCAGTTTGGGAAGATTTTCCGCATGAAGCTGGGCGCCTTTGACTCGGTTCACATCGGCGCGCCGTGCCTGCTGGAAGCCCTGTACCGGACAGAGAGCGCTCACCCGCAGCGGCTGGAGATCAAGCCCTGGAAAGCCTACCGGGACTACCGAGACGAGGGCTACGGGCTTCTGATCCTGTAAGCGGCGCTGGGCTCCCGGGCTCTGGTGGGACGGGGGAAGGGGGCACGCAGCCCTGGGAAATCGGTGAGGTGAGAAGTCACTTGCTGCGCCGCTTCACCCTCAAGGGGAAGGCAGGGACCGCGTGGGACTAGGGGATGCagcgggggaagggggcaggtgaTTACGCGGCTGGGACAGGGGCTGTAAACAGAGCGAGGAGCCAGCAGGGAAAGCCCCTTTGCGGGGCTGGAAAATAGATCTTGtctgcagtggctctgcctttCTCAAGGCACCTGCCTCTGCCGGCAAAACGCGATTTCCAGTGTGCAGTGATGCTGCAACCTCCCACTGTTAATAAACATCTAATCATAGAACTTagaacctggagaggtcatccactctagtcccctgccttcaccgCAGGCCCAAGCACTAGCTAGACCATCCCGGATAGATGTCgagctaacctgctcttaaatatctccaaaggtggagactccacaacctccctaggcaaattatttgactgcttaaccaccctgacagttaagaaggttttcctaatgtccagcctaatcTTTCCTGGCTGCAatgtaagtccattgcttcttatcctaccCCTTTTTTAGGAAATTGAAACCTGTTATGTCCCTTCAtcgtcttctcttttccaagctaaacaaaaccagttctttccagtcttctgtcagactggctaaatctacactagccccttcctttcggaaagggcatggaaatgagtgagttggaaagatgctaataagatgcctgctttcaaattgtgtgccacctgtgtagacaggagcctttcagaaggccccctggactttgaaagcccctttttcctatttggttttaggtagaaggggctttcaagtctgggggtcctttcgaaaggcctctatctacacgggcagcatacgattcaaaagcggcgcttttgaaacatgcacagctgccattatgctaatgaggtgctgcctattcatgacaacacctcattagcatcttcccaactcactcattaccatgccccttctgaaaggaaggggctagtgtagatgcagcttctatGTCTATACAgataacttattccaaaataacagccattatttcacaATACCTGTGAAAGCATGTaaactatgcacatgctatttcaaaataagtttgaaatagcaggcatgttattttgaattttgtcaaCTTTACTGCAAGAGGattaatgcttattttgaaataggtactgtaAAGACACAggatagcgctatttcaaaataagccataatggcatccaatagcattatgttgaaataggcattatgtgTCCGGACATGCTTTTTTGGAATAGCTGGCTGCaaattcaaaatgcattcttgtgtgtggctgtgtttttttcaaaataagctattttggaatatctattctggaatgcattatttcaaaataatgctacttTGTGGACATAGCCTTGTAgaccatattttctagacctttaatcattttgttgctcttatctggaccttctccaatgtctccccatcttttttgaaatgtggaacCCTGCACTAGATACAACACTACAACTGAGTATTAACATTTAGTCTCCGTTCAGATCGGATGTGCTTTAGCTTCTCTTTGCATTCTCACTACTAGATGCTATTTTCCTCTGAAGTTATGACATGCTCATTAACAAAAAATAATTGTTCTTATTATACATTTTATCTGTTTCTGATTGAAAACTGATTGGTTCTACATTTTAATATGATTAAGATGTACTGATGCCATAATTCTGTTAGTTCATCCTCCCAATTGGCTAGCATGTGATTAAGCTAGTGACATGTTCTGTTGAACATGGtatttgctttgctttctttttaacttttctctttttttctattATCTAGAGAAGGTCAGGACTGGCAAAGAGTAAGACGTGCCTTTCAGAAGAAATTAATGAAGCCCACCGAAATCATGAAACTGGATTCCACTGTCAATGAGGTACTTCATGCTAAAGATTATGTGAACTgttttttcctgttctgtttaATGATTTTGCACGCAACTGACTTTTACAATATTAGGCAGTGCACTGAGAATAAAACTGTACACAAGAGTCTGATCAGAATGCAAAACAAACTGAGAAGCTGATGGCAAATGCTCTATTCAACAGCTAGACGCCGTAAGAAGCATAATTACTGTCGCTTAGCAGTAGTCTTCATTTAAATGTATTGCTTCAATTATTCTTTGCATTAATAATCTATTCTGATACAAAGTCACCAGAATTTACAATTGTAACTTTCCtgtacagaataatttttttaaatgcttgtcCACTGCTTTGAGATTCTTCTGTTGAATTTAAATAGTACTTGATACGCTATTCAAATACTTAGGACTAAGTGAAAACTAAATTTGGCTCCAAACTTTGTCTCCCATCATTTAGGTCCTGGGGGATTTCATGCATAGAATAGATGATCTTCGTACTCACAATGGTGAAATTGCAGACATATATTCAGAATTCAACAAATGGTCATTTgaaagtaagttttttttttcctataatgGCAAATTAGATATTAACACTTGTTATGATGTTTAAAATTTGGACTAAATATTAATGACTAAACTAGACAATAATCCTGTGCTAATCCCACAGGGTTGGAGTAGATATAGCTAAAAGGTCTCCCTCATCTTTAACTTCTGATTCTATTATTTTTGCTGATAATGTCAAAAATAACTGTTGATAAAAAacctctgttttaaaaaaaagatggctGGTGCATCTTGGATAACACATTAAACATCCCCTTAAATTTGCACTAGGGAACTCATTGGTTGGTTTGGCAAATAAAGTGTCTATGATGTGCCCAGTAAGAGAAGGCACTAAAAGGAAGGGATCAGTGGCAAGTCTTTACTGGAAAGAGCTCCTGGGTGTCATGACATTCCCTGCTGGAATATTGGAGCCCCACTATGCCTGAACCAGCTGGTACAGAGGGAATCTTGAactatataggttgaacctctctaatccagcactctctgttccagcaacatccatagtttggcatgattttagttagcaggatgactacttatcattggtgtggccaagtttcccgtggtcccataaagtttgcttccagccaccagtcctggctctcagtgttctgcactgttatttagctctaatttacccctaactgtcttctaagagtgcCGTTAGcagaagttttggtaatgctgcttggtGATATTGGCCTCCTGTATTTCAGCAAATTCTTTGGTGCAATGCTGCtcaggtctccagggtgctgGTCTTGAAAGTTTCAGCCTGTCCCTTGAATCATCTACGCTTTTCTTTATATAGTCTTCCATATCTTAGAATGAATCTTTTTCAGAAGGGTAACAATAAGTGGTGGATACTAGTCTAGCTGCTATTGCGTAATGTTGTgttgtatatattttaaatgacagGTACCTGCTTGGTGTTGTATGGGAAGAGGTTTGGACTCCTGCAACGGGAGGTGGGAGAAGAAGGCCTAAACTTCATCAAGGCTGTAAAAACGGTATGGAGAAGGCTTAGGCCCACATCGTCAAGGGCAATGAGGCACCTAACTctgattgaaatcagtgggaattaggGTCTAAACAGCTTTGAAGAGCTGGACCTTAGTCCTTAAGCACATAGCTCATCATCTGCTCTACGTGCAAAAACAGTTCCTGAAAGAGGAccacttttgttgttgttgttgttataaaTCAGTAAGCTGAATTAGCGAGTTTGTTTTATGTTGCTTCACTACGTAATTTCCAGGACTCATGCTAAAACAGACATGGATCCCAGGGAAATTTTTCAAACACTGCTCTACATTTATAATCTTGCACATGCAAATCCGCCTATTTATGTGTTGAAAACACGCAACTGGACATCTGTCAAATTTACTTTCTGACAAAACTGTACCAAACTTGGTATAAAATGATAAACCAATCCCAGAAACGTTTGGGATACTGATTAAATATTTCCTCCATTGAAGAGGCACCTCATACTTTAGTTGGGGTGTAACCCCATGAGAGATTGCTAAAATTGTTCATTTTCATGTACAGATATGGGGGATTTTTTGCGTACCACGTGCATGCTTACTCACTATTTAATCCACACTTGCTGTGGTCCGGGGTCATACATGTATCTTTTCTGTCCAAGAGAGACACTCCATTAGAACTACAATTCTGAATTACACAGTTTTTTTGCTTTTCATCAATCCACCTTTGTTCATAAAGTATAATTGGTTATTGATATGTCACTGTGAACAAAGATGTGCCTTTTTCTTCATTGCAGATGATGAGTACTTTCGGGATGATGATGGTGACCCCAGTTGAGCTTCACAAAAGTCTGAACACCAAAGTCTGGCAAGCTCATACCAAAGCCTGGGACAGTATCTTTAAAACAGGTAATTTGTAAGTACAAACCCCACAGGCTT includes:
- the CYP24A1 gene encoding 1,25-dihydroxyvitamin D(3) 24-hydroxylase, mitochondrial, which encodes MSSPLQRAARLRSFLALRDASTQHPHQQPRLPSSSACAFHPKAEEAVPSEPAAHCRGHPLSALPGPTNWPLLGSLPDVLWKGGLKKQHETLAAYHRQFGKIFRMKLGAFDSVHIGAPCLLEALYRTESAHPQRLEIKPWKAYRDYRDEGYGLLILEGQDWQRVRRAFQKKLMKPTEIMKLDSTVNEVLGDFMHRIDDLRTHNGEIADIYSEFNKWSFESTCLVLYGKRFGLLQREVGEEGLNFIKAVKTMMSTFGMMMVTPVELHKSLNTKVWQAHTKAWDSIFKTAKCSIDSRLEKYSANPSEDFLCDIYSGSQLSKKELYAAITEFQIAGVETTANSLLWALYNISRNPQVQQKLFQEIQSAVSANESPNAENLKTMPFLKACLKESMRITPSVPFTTRTLDKETVLGDYVLPEGTVLLLNSHALGSNEEYFSDWPTFKPERWLQKNTINPFAHIPFGIGKRMCIGRRLAELQLHLALCWIVRKYQIVATDNKPVEALHSGILIPSRELPIAFQRR